One window of Sulfurospirillum sp. 1612 genomic DNA carries:
- a CDS encoding AraC family transcriptional regulator: MKEITYSKSSFSNKAFDTHSHDNFSISLITEGACTFSKATTCYTAFKNDIRIINPHESHAILRSTWTHINIVPQRAFIQAMVPCENIKFQSIIQDQKAIALFYLLYASFCDTDDKMAMEMAALEFFSYLIEHYLEVNILDDEHPLPRQWLKNACSYMQAHALSKEIRLDAMTQELGISKYHFIREFKKHMNISPYRYLQNIKINKARAMIDGGVQFADIAQECGFYDQSHMIKVYKQFYGHSPSQVKHPFAK; encoded by the coding sequence TTGAAAGAGATTACCTATTCTAAGAGCAGTTTTTCAAATAAAGCCTTTGATACCCACTCTCATGATAATTTTTCGATATCTTTGATTACGGAGGGCGCGTGTACTTTTTCTAAGGCTACTACGTGCTACACAGCCTTTAAAAACGATATCAGGATTATCAACCCTCATGAATCTCATGCGATTCTTCGCAGTACGTGGACTCATATTAATATCGTCCCACAACGTGCTTTTATCCAAGCGATGGTGCCTTGTGAGAATATAAAATTTCAATCCATAATACAAGATCAAAAAGCCATAGCACTCTTTTATCTGCTCTATGCATCCTTTTGTGATACTGATGATAAGATGGCGATGGAAATGGCAGCTTTAGAGTTTTTCTCGTATCTGATTGAGCACTATTTGGAGGTTAATATTTTGGATGATGAGCACCCTCTGCCTAGACAATGGCTCAAAAATGCATGCTCCTACATGCAAGCGCATGCCCTCTCAAAAGAGATACGCCTAGATGCCATGACGCAAGAATTGGGAATATCAAAATATCACTTTATCAGAGAGTTTAAAAAGCACATGAATATTTCTCCCTATCGATACCTCCAAAATATCAAGATTAATAAAGCTAGGGCGATGATTGATGGTGGCGTTCAATTTGCAGATATCGCACAAGAGTGTGGCTTTTATGATCAATCGCACATGATAAAAGTCTATAAACAGTTCTACGGACACTCTCCCTCTCAGGTGAAACACCCGTTTGCAAAATAG
- a CDS encoding COG3400 family protein, whose translation MKNILILADGILAKYFLERVVNLQDGANNYSVVYYDARSVPEHKPENFTFHNFDPTSFKKLSLVFDQEFFQVMIVVSKKIDAEAAYENIRKIDPKIQIVMVDRWGIAYDDKRLYLLDSREVLSSRFTDYLPDMPVIAQNVGLGQGEIMEVRIPTGSSYSYRHLGNIEQSTWKIAAIYRANKLILPRDSLMIQPNDMLLIIGDPNVLKSVYKSAKREIGQFPSPFGQVIYCLIDMLKMSDKDIAMILNDAMLLHSKINSRRLYVKVINPTYSKQFEKIKSYEGANISINIDYYERSFYRVLKQDVKHVDIGLIIVRHDFFVKYIREFFEIRKPIFKIGFWGFSELREAVILSNDSDDIEKESSAIFDFSSQLDLKIKLYNFKPEGSLEEDELSEHFNNLSKIFNKEIEIIDSQKNPLLVLRHRSDIVQFIPFSRKIAHSNIFSIFSTDMDKLYFKLASNYQVFMPVTVDT comes from the coding sequence ATGAAGAATATCCTGATTTTAGCTGATGGTATTTTGGCTAAATATTTTTTAGAAAGAGTGGTGAACCTTCAAGACGGTGCCAACAACTATTCGGTCGTCTACTATGATGCGCGCTCGGTGCCTGAACATAAGCCTGAAAATTTTACATTTCATAATTTTGATCCGACGAGTTTCAAAAAGCTCTCCCTTGTCTTTGATCAAGAATTTTTTCAAGTTATGATTGTCGTCTCAAAGAAAATAGATGCAGAAGCGGCTTATGAAAATATCAGAAAAATCGATCCCAAGATTCAGATTGTGATGGTGGACCGTTGGGGAATTGCGTATGATGATAAAAGATTGTATCTTTTAGATTCTCGTGAAGTTTTATCCTCTCGTTTTACCGATTATTTGCCTGATATGCCAGTCATCGCGCAAAATGTAGGACTCGGACAGGGTGAGATTATGGAGGTGCGTATTCCTACGGGGAGTTCGTATTCGTATCGCCATTTGGGAAATATTGAGCAAAGTACGTGGAAAATTGCAGCAATTTATCGCGCTAATAAACTGATTTTGCCTCGAGATTCTTTGATGATTCAACCCAATGATATGTTGTTGATTATTGGAGACCCCAATGTTTTAAAAAGTGTCTACAAAAGTGCCAAACGTGAAATCGGTCAGTTCCCTTCACCGTTTGGACAGGTGATTTACTGCTTGATTGATATGCTAAAAATGAGTGATAAAGACATCGCCATGATTTTAAATGATGCCATGTTATTGCATTCTAAAATTAACTCAAGACGATTGTATGTCAAAGTGATTAATCCGACCTATTCTAAGCAATTTGAAAAGATTAAAAGTTATGAAGGTGCTAATATTAGCATCAATATAGATTATTATGAGCGCTCTTTTTATCGTGTGCTAAAGCAGGATGTCAAACATGTTGATATTGGTCTCATTATCGTACGTCATGATTTTTTTGTGAAATACATTCGTGAATTTTTTGAAATTAGAAAACCCATCTTTAAGATAGGCTTTTGGGGTTTTTCAGAGCTTAGAGAGGCTGTGATTTTGAGCAATGATAGTGATGATATCGAAAAAGAATCTTCTGCGATTTTTGATTTTTCAAGTCAATTAGATTTGAAAATTAAACTCTACAACTTCAAACCAGAAGGCTCACTAGAAGAGGATGAATTGAGTGAACATTTTAATAACTTATCTAAAATTTTTAACAAAGAAATTGAGATTATCGATTCTCAAAAAAATCCACTATTAGTGCTGAGGCATCGGAGCGATATTGTGCAATTTATCCCCTTTAGCCGAAAAATAGCCCATTCCAATATTTTCTCAATTTTTTCTACTGATATGGATAAATTGTATTTTAAATTGGCCTCAAATTATCAGGTATTTATGCCTGTCACTGTTGATACTTAG
- a CDS encoding TAXI family TRAP transporter solute-binding subunit, giving the protein MKCEWCKILFPFGLIVLIVAIFSYQFIEPPAPKTIKIATGKTTGSYYKYALEYQKILKKEKFDLQIIPTAGSVEALSLLEAHKVDVAFVQGGTANQRDIKDLMSLCSIYYEPLWIFYKDKARLKYLYQFKGKKLYIGDIGSGTRALAEVLLKENNINADNTHFIDLKGEDPQRALQEGKVDAIFSVISPNSQKIQNLLKDKNLKLFSFQRAKAYSKKFSYLSALTLGEGIINLEKNIPSSNRILLGTTATLVSTKTLHPVLIKLLIKAAKAVHAPASIFSVQNEFPTSKYTQIPMSEAAQKYLIKGDSFLERIFPFWIANSIERLTIMIIPLLTLLFPLLKGALPLYRWRIRSKIYKWYKILHEVDSKLIDAKREDLIAIKKDLTKMLNEIQKDTKIPLSYMGEYYDLKVHANLILGKIDTLLKKPKD; this is encoded by the coding sequence ATGAAATGCGAATGGTGCAAAATTCTCTTTCCTTTTGGGCTCATCGTCCTCATCGTCGCTATTTTCTCATACCAGTTTATCGAACCTCCTGCACCTAAAACGATTAAAATCGCGACAGGAAAAACCACGGGTTCATATTATAAATATGCGCTTGAATATCAAAAAATCCTAAAAAAAGAGAAATTTGATTTGCAAATTATCCCAACAGCAGGCTCTGTTGAGGCACTCTCATTGCTTGAAGCACACAAAGTGGATGTGGCTTTCGTACAAGGAGGCACCGCCAATCAACGGGACATCAAAGATCTCATGTCACTTTGTAGTATTTATTATGAGCCTCTTTGGATTTTCTATAAAGACAAAGCGCGATTGAAATATCTCTATCAATTTAAAGGCAAAAAGCTCTACATCGGAGATATCGGCAGCGGTACGCGTGCACTTGCTGAGGTGTTACTCAAAGAAAACAATATCAACGCAGACAATACGCACTTCATAGACCTTAAAGGAGAAGATCCCCAAAGAGCACTCCAAGAGGGAAAAGTCGATGCAATTTTTAGTGTCATTTCACCCAATTCGCAAAAAATTCAAAATCTCTTAAAAGATAAAAACTTGAAACTCTTTAGTTTCCAAAGAGCCAAAGCATACAGCAAAAAATTCTCTTACCTTTCTGCTTTAACTTTGGGTGAGGGCATCATCAATCTGGAGAAGAATATCCCCTCTTCTAATCGTATACTACTCGGTACAACAGCGACTTTAGTCTCTACTAAAACACTACATCCCGTGCTGATTAAGTTGCTGATTAAAGCAGCCAAAGCGGTACATGCACCTGCTTCAATTTTTTCAGTACAAAATGAGTTTCCCACAAGCAAATATACTCAAATCCCTATGAGTGAAGCGGCACAAAAATACCTCATAAAGGGCGATAGTTTTTTAGAGAGAATCTTTCCATTTTGGATTGCCAATTCTATCGAGAGACTCACTATCATGATCATCCCACTGCTGACACTGCTCTTCCCGCTTCTTAAAGGAGCACTTCCGCTGTATCGATGGCGTATTCGATCGAAAATCTATAAATGGTACAAAATTCTTCATGAAGTGGATTCTAAACTCATCGATGCAAAAAGAGAAGATTTAATCGCCATCAAAAAAGATTTGACCAAGATGCTCAATGAGATACAAAAAGACACCAAAATACCCCTCTCTTATATGGGAGAATATTATGATCTCAAAGTACATGCCAATTTGATACTGGGTAAAATCGATACATTATTAAAAAAACCAAAGGATTAA
- the tgt gene encoding tRNA guanosine(34) transglycosylase Tgt, with protein sequence MKFQIDNKDQNARACTITTAHSTIQTPIFMPVGTVGSVKSLDATDLVELLGAKIILGNTYHLYLRPGDEVVKHFGGLHGFSKFPNSFLTDSGGFQAFSLSDISKADADGIKFKSHIDGSTHYFTPEKVLDIEYNLNSDIMMILDDLVALPATKERVALSIKRTTDWAKRAITYHTSQQQKGIGIDQNIFAIIQGGIDQEFRKISANELCALEDYDGFAIGGLSVGELNSQMYDTVEFTTEFMPQDKPRYLMGVGTPEDIVENVQRGVDMFDCVMPTRNARNGTLFTSFGKLNIKGAKYILDSDPIDPECDCHTCKNYSRGYLNHLFRARELTYFRLASLHNLHYYLTLMKQIREAILKNRFQEFKKEFYTKRGK encoded by the coding sequence ATGAAATTTCAAATAGATAATAAAGACCAAAATGCCAGAGCGTGTACGATTACGACTGCGCACAGTACGATACAAACACCGATCTTCATGCCAGTTGGTACGGTGGGAAGTGTCAAAAGTCTAGATGCCACAGATTTAGTGGAGCTTTTGGGAGCTAAGATTATACTGGGCAACACCTACCACCTCTACTTAAGACCGGGGGATGAAGTGGTCAAACACTTTGGCGGATTGCACGGTTTTAGTAAATTTCCCAATAGCTTTCTCACCGATAGTGGTGGATTTCAAGCTTTTAGTCTCAGTGACATCTCCAAAGCAGATGCCGATGGTATCAAGTTTAAATCCCATATCGATGGCTCGACACACTATTTTACACCGGAGAAAGTCTTAGATATTGAGTACAATCTCAATTCTGATATCATGATGATTTTAGATGATCTTGTTGCCCTCCCTGCCACCAAAGAGCGCGTCGCACTCTCGATTAAAAGAACGACCGATTGGGCCAAGCGTGCCATCACCTATCACACATCACAACAACAAAAAGGCATCGGTATCGATCAAAATATCTTTGCGATTATCCAAGGAGGTATCGATCAAGAATTCCGAAAAATCTCCGCCAATGAACTCTGCGCATTAGAGGATTATGACGGGTTTGCCATCGGGGGTTTGAGTGTCGGAGAGCTCAACTCTCAAATGTATGATACGGTCGAATTTACCACCGAATTTATGCCACAAGACAAACCTCGATACCTTATGGGCGTGGGAACGCCTGAGGATATCGTCGAAAATGTACAGCGCGGTGTGGATATGTTTGACTGTGTGATGCCAACAAGAAATGCAAGAAATGGTACTCTTTTTACCTCTTTTGGGAAATTAAATATCAAAGGGGCTAAATACATCTTGGATTCGGATCCGATCGATCCAGAGTGTGATTGTCACACATGCAAAAATTATTCTCGTGGCTATCTCAACCACCTCTTTCGTGCTCGTGAATTGACCTATTTTAGGCTCGCTTCTCTTCACAATCTGCACTACTATTTGACGCTCATGAAGCAGATTCGAGAGGCGATTCTCAAAAATCGTTTTCAAGAATTCAAAAAAGAATTTTATACAAAAAGGGGTAAATAA
- a CDS encoding alcohol dehydrogenase family protein yields MQTIPKTMKAIILKGHGDYDQLSLKHDYPTPKPKANEVLIQVKAAGVNNTDINTRIGWYAKNDDLSKNSSWSGDTLSFPRIQGADVCGYIVKVGENVDSNRIGERVLIEPSLREINGEVLQNSGYFGSECDGGFAQYTVVSARHAHKIESKYSDIELASFPCSYSTAENLLSRANVSEKDTLLITGASGGVGSAAIQLALARGTKVIAITSPKKFDAIKALGASQVISRDDDIIQVLGENSVDVVIDLVGGATWPKLLEVLKPKGRYAISGAIGGAQVTLDLRTLYLKDLNFFGCTELEPYVFSNLIKRIEKEEIRPLIAKVYPLFDIVTAQKEFLEKKHIGKIVLEVS; encoded by the coding sequence ATGCAAACCATTCCAAAAACCATGAAAGCCATCATCCTAAAAGGGCATGGTGATTATGATCAATTGAGCCTCAAACACGATTATCCCACACCAAAACCAAAAGCCAACGAAGTGCTCATTCAAGTCAAAGCAGCGGGAGTGAATAATACCGATATCAACACAAGAATTGGTTGGTATGCCAAAAATGATGATCTCTCAAAAAATAGTAGTTGGTCAGGAGATACGCTCTCTTTTCCAAGAATTCAGGGTGCTGATGTATGTGGCTATATCGTCAAAGTTGGGGAAAATGTCGATTCAAATCGCATAGGAGAGCGCGTACTCATCGAGCCTTCGCTTAGAGAAATCAATGGAGAAGTATTACAAAATTCAGGGTATTTTGGCTCAGAGTGCGATGGAGGATTTGCTCAGTATACCGTCGTATCAGCGCGTCATGCACATAAAATAGAAAGCAAATACAGTGATATTGAACTGGCCTCTTTCCCCTGCTCGTACTCCACTGCTGAAAATCTTCTCTCACGTGCCAATGTCAGCGAAAAAGATACGCTCTTAATCACAGGAGCCTCTGGTGGTGTAGGCTCTGCGGCCATTCAGCTCGCTTTGGCACGTGGTACTAAAGTCATCGCCATCACGTCACCTAAAAAATTTGATGCCATCAAAGCATTGGGCGCCTCACAAGTCATCTCAAGAGATGATGATATCATCCAAGTATTAGGAGAAAATAGCGTCGATGTCGTCATTGATTTGGTCGGAGGAGCAACATGGCCAAAACTTTTAGAAGTTCTAAAACCAAAAGGAAGATACGCGATTTCCGGTGCCATTGGTGGCGCCCAAGTGACCCTTGATCTGCGCACTTTATATCTCAAAGATTTAAATTTTTTTGGGTGCACCGAATTGGAACCTTATGTTTTTAGCAACCTAATCAAACGTATCGAAAAAGAAGAGATCCGCCCCTTAATCGCCAAGGTCTATCCGCTTTTTGATATTGTCACCGCACAAAAAGAATTTTTAGAGAAAAAACACATCGGAAAAATCGTATTGGAAGTCTCATAA
- the aroB gene encoding 3-dehydroquinate synthase produces the protein MVITIDFNNTQDKNYEIFIETLSDMNFDTKVAIVTNPTVAALHLERLLSHIKADAIHIISVPDGEAYKNMETIQDILNQCFENRLDRQSILIALGGGVIGDMTGFAASIFQRGIRFIQIPTTLLAQVDASVGGKTGVNSPYGKNLIGAFWQPSRVYCDTQFLKTLPAREFSAGVAEIIKMAVTFDKDFFEWLENHDIHEEAALKKAVQKSIETKARVVAQDEREKGIRAVLNYGHTFAHVIENETHYTRYLHGEAVAIGMVMANALAVSLGLMEADEATRIAALLKRYHLPTDYEIQDCEAFYQHFFLDKKSHHDKITWVLPQGIGGFSLRDDVPKADVMALLGGFHG, from the coding sequence ATGGTAATTACCATTGATTTTAATAATACACAAGATAAAAACTATGAGATATTTATCGAAACATTAAGTGATATGAACTTTGATACCAAAGTTGCCATCGTGACCAATCCAACGGTCGCTGCACTGCATCTTGAGCGATTACTCTCTCACATCAAAGCCGATGCAATACACATTATCAGTGTCCCTGATGGTGAGGCGTATAAAAATATGGAGACGATTCAAGATATTTTGAATCAATGTTTTGAAAACAGACTCGATCGTCAATCGATTTTGATTGCATTAGGTGGTGGCGTGATTGGTGATATGACGGGATTTGCTGCTTCTATTTTTCAGCGCGGCATTCGTTTTATTCAAATCCCTACGACGCTTTTAGCACAAGTAGATGCCAGTGTGGGCGGCAAGACGGGCGTGAATTCACCCTATGGCAAAAATCTAATAGGAGCCTTTTGGCAACCCTCTCGTGTCTATTGTGATACACAGTTTTTAAAAACCCTACCAGCACGAGAATTTTCAGCCGGAGTAGCAGAAATTATCAAGATGGCCGTGACGTTTGACAAAGATTTTTTTGAGTGGCTTGAGAATCATGATATTCATGAAGAAGCGGCACTGAAAAAAGCCGTACAAAAAAGTATCGAAACAAAGGCTCGTGTCGTGGCTCAAGATGAACGTGAAAAGGGTATTCGAGCGGTTTTGAATTATGGACATACGTTTGCACATGTCATCGAAAATGAGACACATTATACCCGCTATCTCCATGGCGAAGCTGTGGCGATTGGGATGGTGATGGCCAATGCTTTGGCGGTGTCATTGGGTTTGATGGAAGCCGATGAAGCGACTCGTATTGCCGCGCTGCTCAAACGCTATCATCTTCCTACGGATTATGAAATCCAAGATTGCGAAGCCTTTTATCAGCATTTTTTCCTAGACAAAAAAAGTCATCATGATAAGATTACCTGGGTCTTGCCACAGGGGATTGGTGGATTTTCATTGCGTGATGATGTCCCCAAAGCAGATGTTATGGCGCTCTTAGGTGGGTTTCATGGCTAA
- a CDS encoding LysE family translocator, translated as MDFNNYLSYVAISFFTITSPGAAILLAINNAINFNLKAVFLSTLGNAIGLFLLSLVAMFGVGVLLKTSAVFFMVLKIVGAGYLIYLGFKQIFNHKMKFAFAKSGAKVHLFDSKKVFQKGFLVAATNPKPILFFSAIFPLFLEQDKSTLLQFCIMTATFIFISFCSLMFYGYLGKRARQLFSDEKRLRIFYRISGVLFIMMGVGMLSISA; from the coding sequence ATGGATTTCAATAATTATCTCAGTTATGTGGCCATCTCATTTTTTACGATTACTTCTCCGGGTGCGGCGATACTTTTGGCCATCAATAATGCCATCAACTTTAACCTCAAAGCGGTCTTTCTCTCCACACTAGGCAATGCCATAGGACTGTTTTTGCTCTCTTTAGTAGCGATGTTTGGTGTGGGTGTTTTACTCAAGACTTCAGCGGTGTTTTTTATGGTACTAAAAATCGTAGGGGCGGGATACCTTATCTATCTAGGCTTCAAACAAATCTTCAATCACAAAATGAAATTTGCTTTTGCCAAATCTGGAGCAAAAGTGCATCTTTTTGATAGTAAAAAAGTCTTCCAAAAGGGCTTTTTAGTTGCAGCTACGAACCCTAAGCCTATTTTGTTCTTTAGCGCAATATTTCCACTGTTTTTAGAACAAGACAAAAGTACTCTGTTACAATTTTGTATCATGACCGCGACGTTTATCTTCATCTCTTTTTGCTCTTTGATGTTTTATGGCTATTTGGGAAAAAGGGCGCGCCAACTCTTTTCGGATGAAAAAAGACTGAGGATTTTTTACCGTATTTCGGGCGTTTTATTTATCATGATGGGAGTGGGAATGCTCAGTATTAGCGCTTAA